From the genome of Spirosomataceae bacterium TFI 002, one region includes:
- a CDS encoding guanylate kinase, translating to MKGKAIIFCAPSGSGKTTIVKHLVEKNDDLGFSISACTRDKRGRNEVHGKDYYFLSISDFRSRIENEEFIEWEEVYPGGYYGTLKEEIDRLWDQGKNVIFDVDVKGGLQLKKYFGENALAVFVKVPSLKELEKRLRSRGTETESSIAERLYKVEFEMTFQPKFDVILVNDDLEHSFEKAEKLYEDFKTNQLEIFTKPLTI from the coding sequence TAAAACATCTCGTAGAGAAGAACGATGACTTGGGCTTTTCTATTTCAGCATGTACCAGAGATAAGCGAGGACGTAACGAAGTGCACGGGAAAGATTATTATTTTTTGAGTATTTCTGATTTCAGAAGTAGAATTGAAAATGAAGAATTTATAGAGTGGGAAGAGGTGTATCCAGGAGGGTATTATGGAACACTCAAAGAAGAAATAGATCGCTTATGGGATCAAGGGAAGAATGTCATTTTTGATGTTGATGTCAAAGGAGGTCTACAGTTGAAAAAATATTTTGGTGAAAATGCTTTGGCAGTTTTTGTCAAAGTTCCTTCTCTTAAGGAACTAGAGAAAAGGCTTCGTTCTCGTGGCACTGAAACTGAGTCGAGCATTGCCGAACGCTTATATAAGGTAGAATTTGAAATGACTTTTCAGCCTAAGTTTGATGTTATTTTGGTGAATGATGATTTAGAACACTCATTTGAAAAAGCTGAAAAACTATATGAGGATTTTAAAACGAATCAGCTTGAAATATTTACAAAACCACTGACTATCTAA
- a CDS encoding nicotinate-nucleotide adenylyltransferase, whose translation MKIGLFFGSFNPIHIGHLIIANTMVSNTDLDEVWFIVSPQNPFKKNKGLLHEFDRLDMVQKAIADNFKLKVNDIEFNMPKPSYTIDTLTLLGEKYKDHDFVLLMGEDNLVSFEKWKNYDKILEYYQLYVYPRPNTAAHNFKEHPKVSFVEAPLLDISATYIRSCLKNKRSIKYLVTEEVENYIAWKKFYS comes from the coding sequence ATGAAAATCGGATTGTTTTTTGGTTCTTTTAATCCCATTCATATCGGGCACTTGATCATCGCAAATACAATGGTCAGCAATACGGATTTAGATGAGGTTTGGTTTATTGTATCTCCCCAAAATCCATTCAAAAAGAATAAGGGCTTGTTGCATGAGTTTGATCGGTTAGATATGGTTCAAAAGGCAATTGCAGATAACTTCAAGCTAAAGGTTAATGACATTGAGTTTAATATGCCAAAACCAAGTTATACAATAGACACGTTGACATTACTAGGCGAGAAGTATAAGGATCATGATTTTGTCTTACTCATGGGTGAGGATAATTTGGTGAGTTTTGAGAAATGGAAAAACTATGATAAAATTTTAGAGTACTATCAATTGTACGTTTATCCGAGACCCAATACTGCCGCTCATAATTTTAAAGAACATCCTAAGGTTTCTTTTGTAGAAGCACCATTGTTAGATATTTCAGCAACATATATAAGATCGTGTTTGAAAAATAAGCGATCAATTAAATATTTGGTAACTGAGGAGGTAGAGAATTATATAGCTTGGAAAAAGTTCTATTCTTGA
- a CDS encoding type III pantothenate kinase, with translation MLIADIGNTDSVFGVIEKGVLTHTHRLRSNSPEGAVFYEYELRKFFLEKGFGPQTLQKAVFSSVVPQMNQTISDVMSNITSSQAIQVKPGIYSKVKVDITKQDELGSDIYCNSVATYNHFGKKCIVVDFGTALTFTGISDNGTILGVAIAPGIGTALKSLFSNTAQLPEVPLEFPEKAMGTDTVMSIQSGILYGYEGMVKNILQKFRMELGEDAKIAATGGLSGILHTLEGVFDLVDVNLTLEGLKIIGEDTQE, from the coding sequence ATGCTAATTGCCGATATTGGAAATACAGACTCCGTGTTTGGAGTAATAGAAAAAGGAGTCCTTACTCATACCCATCGACTGAGATCAAACTCACCAGAAGGTGCCGTTTTTTATGAATATGAGTTACGTAAATTTTTTCTTGAAAAAGGATTTGGACCACAAACACTCCAAAAGGCTGTCTTTAGCAGTGTGGTTCCGCAGATGAATCAAACGATCAGCGATGTAATGAGCAATATTACATCAAGCCAAGCGATTCAAGTAAAACCTGGTATTTATTCAAAAGTAAAGGTAGATATCACAAAGCAAGATGAATTAGGTTCAGATATTTATTGTAATTCGGTAGCCACCTACAATCATTTTGGTAAAAAATGTATAGTTGTAGACTTTGGAACGGCCTTAACTTTTACCGGAATTTCCGACAATGGTACCATATTGGGCGTGGCAATTGCCCCAGGGATAGGCACAGCATTGAAGTCTTTATTCTCAAATACAGCACAACTACCAGAAGTACCTCTCGAATTTCCCGAAAAAGCCATGGGAACAGATACTGTAATGTCCATCCAATCTGGAATCTTATATGGATATGAAGGTATGGTTAAGAATATTCTTCAAAAATTCAGAATGGAACTTGGCGAAGACGCAAAAATTGCTGCCACTGGAGGCCTTTCTGGCATCCTCCACACGCTTGAGGGAGTATTTGACCTAGTGGATGTAAACCTCACATTGGAGGGCTTAAAGATAATAGGAGAAGACACTCAAGAATAG
- a CDS encoding Uncharacterized metal-binding protein YceD, DUF177 family gives MEKIITKYRIFIQGLEQKTHEFEFEGGDSLFKAFQEEDAYDGDFVAKVILDKNSTMLVLNFEINATLNLVCDRSLEPYSETFNITEKYIFKFGDEAEVVSDDMEVILYGASEINIAQHIFDFIALAVPIKKLHPSLRSSDSGEDEFVIYEGKEEDEEQAKIDPRWEGLAGLKSKLEDNK, from the coding sequence ATGGAAAAGATAATTACTAAATATAGAATTTTTATTCAGGGTCTTGAACAAAAGACCCACGAGTTTGAATTTGAGGGTGGTGATTCCTTATTTAAAGCTTTTCAGGAAGAGGATGCATACGATGGTGATTTTGTTGCAAAAGTTATTTTAGATAAAAATAGCACGATGTTGGTTTTGAATTTTGAAATCAACGCTACTTTGAACCTAGTATGTGATCGTAGCTTGGAGCCTTATAGTGAGACTTTTAATATTACTGAAAAGTATATTTTTAAGTTTGGCGATGAGGCAGAAGTGGTGTCGGATGATATGGAAGTTATCCTTTATGGTGCTTCGGAAATAAATATTGCCCAGCATATTTTTGACTTTATTGCATTAGCAGTACCGATTAAAAAGCTACATCCTTCTTTAAGATCGAGTGATTCTGGTGAAGATGAGTTCGTGATTTATGAAGGGAAGGAAGAAGATGAAGAGCAGGCGAAAATTGACCCAAGGTGGGAAGGTCTCGCAGGTTTAAAGAGTAAATTAGAAGACAACAAATAA
- a CDS encoding LSU ribosomal protein L32P — MAHPKRKISKTRRDKRRTHINLSAKTLSVDATTGEVHVRHRAHVSEGNLYYKGKLVAENYA, encoded by the coding sequence ATGGCACATCCTAAACGAAAGATTTCGAAAACAAGGAGAGACAAGAGAAGAACTCACATTAATTTATCAGCAAAAACACTTTCTGTTGATGCAACAACTGGTGAGGTACATGTACGTCATCGTGCACACGTATCAGAAGGTAATCTTTATTACAAAGGAAAATTAGTTGCTGAGAATTACGCCTAA
- a CDS encoding phosphate:acyl-[acyl carrier protein] acyltransferase, whose protein sequence is MIIAVDAMGGDYAPKAVVEGAILAANELGSSAKILLIGKAEEINSHFSGKDIPQTIEVVHADEVIGMHEHPAKAFAQKPNSSLGIGFKMMASGECQALCSAGNTGAMMVGSLFTLKTYGNIQRPPIAGFFPLKSGGFSLMLDIGANADCKPEVLNQFGELGSIYAKFSLEIPNPKVALLSIGEEETKGSAVVQAAHQLLKENKKINFIGNVEGRDLFEGKADVIITEGFTGNVLFKMGESLYDYAASKGIDDQLINRMNYEVVGGSPIIGVRGNVIVAHGISSPLAIKNMILLAGRQVKSNVNQKLAEAFDV, encoded by the coding sequence ATGATAATTGCAGTAGATGCGATGGGTGGTGACTATGCTCCAAAAGCAGTAGTTGAAGGAGCAATTCTTGCCGCCAATGAGTTGGGGAGTTCTGCAAAGATTTTATTGATTGGTAAAGCTGAGGAGATTAATTCTCACTTTAGTGGAAAGGATATTCCGCAGACAATAGAAGTTGTACATGCTGATGAAGTCATTGGTATGCACGAACATCCTGCAAAGGCTTTTGCTCAGAAACCAAATTCCAGCTTAGGAATCGGATTTAAAATGATGGCGTCAGGCGAGTGCCAAGCACTATGTAGTGCTGGTAATACTGGAGCTATGATGGTAGGTTCGCTTTTTACATTGAAAACTTACGGAAATATTCAAAGACCCCCAATTGCGGGGTTTTTTCCTTTGAAGTCGGGTGGGTTCAGTTTAATGTTAGACATAGGTGCCAATGCAGATTGTAAGCCTGAGGTCTTAAACCAATTTGGTGAGCTGGGTTCTATTTATGCGAAGTTTTCACTCGAAATTCCCAATCCTAAAGTTGCTCTCCTTAGCATTGGAGAGGAGGAAACAAAGGGTTCGGCCGTAGTACAAGCTGCTCATCAATTGTTAAAGGAGAATAAAAAAATTAACTTTATAGGTAATGTCGAAGGTAGAGATCTTTTCGAAGGAAAAGCCGACGTTATCATCACAGAAGGGTTCACGGGCAATGTACTTTTCAAAATGGGTGAATCTCTATATGATTATGCCGCTTCCAAAGGGATTGATGACCAACTAATCAACAGAATGAATTATGAGGTGGTTGGTGGTAGTCCTATTATTGGAGTAAGAGGAAATGTCATTGTTGCTCACGGAATATCTAGTCCGCTGGCAATTAAGAATATGATACTTCTTGCTGGAAGGCAGGTCAAGTCAAATGTAAATCAAAAATTAGCCGAAGCTTTCGACGTTTGA